The following coding sequences are from one Shewanella violacea DSS12 window:
- a CDS encoding lipase chaperone family protein codes for MNNRTNPSQRSTKLIGILGLISLILLSLGLVLYLASTREDPSRPAELVSKDQRLYPLASSQKKYPQAPLSSQVFSQPLRLELALKWKFDDIILEYQQHQTAIETQVIKLAHSLKLDSTNLAYLLVLFGRYRDYQQALMEIKKLSPSIDEDMQMSQSLRFIEQVHDSQFQFFSEEEIDAFFAQDNAYDRQAIARAAIRQDTSLSPAQKQQLLVHHLSQLDESEQEALLPSFAAQKIAAVLNDKQAQPQQMPPEIAARVDKVKMAQEEWQARVTSYLKVQQQIRKEHADAQEQEIKIAVYLKQNFSSTEIKRLQVFLRNPSLYHAS; via the coding sequence ATGAATAACAGAACTAATCCAAGCCAGAGATCCACTAAGCTTATCGGCATACTTGGGCTGATTTCGTTAATATTACTCAGTCTTGGTTTGGTTCTGTATCTCGCTAGCACCAGAGAAGATCCAAGTCGGCCAGCCGAATTAGTCAGTAAAGACCAGAGGCTATATCCACTGGCTAGCTCACAAAAAAAATATCCTCAAGCCCCACTATCATCTCAAGTTTTCAGTCAGCCATTACGTCTGGAACTGGCACTAAAATGGAAGTTTGATGACATCATCTTAGAGTACCAACAGCATCAAACTGCCATAGAGACACAAGTCATTAAGCTAGCTCATTCTCTAAAGTTAGACTCGACAAATCTAGCCTACCTTTTGGTATTATTCGGGCGATATCGTGACTATCAGCAGGCTCTGATGGAGATAAAAAAACTCAGCCCCAGCATAGATGAAGATATGCAGATGAGCCAAAGCCTTAGGTTTATCGAGCAGGTTCACGATAGCCAATTTCAATTTTTCAGTGAGGAGGAGATTGACGCCTTCTTCGCGCAAGACAATGCTTACGACCGACAGGCGATAGCCAGAGCGGCCATCCGGCAAGATACCTCCCTGAGTCCAGCACAAAAGCAGCAATTACTGGTACATCATCTAAGTCAGTTAGATGAGTCAGAGCAAGAGGCACTGCTTCCTAGTTTTGCAGCCCAAAAAATTGCCGCAGTGCTCAATGACAAACAAGCTCAGCCACAGCAGATGCCCCCAGAAATTGCAGCCAGAGTAGACAAAGTAAAAATGGCACAGGAAGAATGGCAAGCCCGGGTAACAAGCTATCTAAAGGTTCAGCAGCAGATAAGGAAAGAGCATGCGGATGCACAAGAACAGGAGATAAAGATTGCAGTGTATCTTAAACAGAATTTTAGCTCGACAGAGATAAAACGATTACAGGTTTTCTTAAGAAACCCCAGTCTGTACCATGCCAGTTAA
- a CDS encoding DUF4136 domain-containing protein encodes MRTTMVATGDLGFISDKSSRFAWHPSLANVVADERINNEQVVRHMRFAITQIMESKGYRLVSIDESPDLLLGFGLALESDMSDAEILKQAGLVAGLSTAGSDTEQYEKGSVLVMLFKPKQLQAVWRVLAQGFTDFKQSGEQRQQRFDELISLMLGSIPSV; translated from the coding sequence ATGCGCACGACTATGGTGGCTACGGGTGATCTAGGTTTCATTTCTGACAAAAGTTCTCGTTTTGCCTGGCATCCCTCATTGGCAAATGTGGTTGCGGATGAGAGAATTAATAATGAACAAGTCGTTCGTCATATGCGATTCGCGATTACTCAGATAATGGAGTCGAAAGGTTATCGACTCGTGTCTATCGATGAGTCTCCGGATCTGCTGTTAGGTTTTGGTTTGGCACTCGAGTCCGATATGAGTGATGCCGAGATCTTGAAGCAAGCCGGTTTAGTCGCAGGCTTATCGACAGCAGGTAGCGATACTGAACAGTACGAGAAAGGTTCAGTCTTGGTGATGCTATTCAAACCTAAACAGTTACAAGCTGTTTGGCGTGTGTTAGCACAAGGATTTACCGACTTTAAGCAATCTGGTGAACAGAGACAGCAACGTTTTGACGAACTCATCTCTTTAATGTTGGGAAGTATTCCTAGCGTTTAA
- a CDS encoding LysE family translocator — MELILAIALFAFSSGITPGPNNVMLMSSGVNFGIKASLPHLTGICLGFPCMVLAIGLGMSALFQTYPVIHLIIKYIGIAYLLYLSWLIANSSSKMEGKQTSNPLSFIQAAAFQWINPKGWIMAVGAIAAFTNLDTALTPQILTIAAVFLAVAFPCAITWLGFGVALKRLLKNERQQKIFNISMAVLLVASIIPMVAP, encoded by the coding sequence ATGGAACTCATTTTAGCGATAGCCCTATTTGCCTTCTCATCCGGGATAACACCGGGTCCAAACAACGTCATGTTGATGAGCTCTGGGGTCAACTTTGGCATCAAGGCTAGCTTGCCGCACTTAACCGGGATCTGTCTTGGTTTTCCTTGCATGGTGCTCGCCATAGGTTTAGGTATGAGCGCCTTATTTCAGACCTATCCTGTGATTCATTTAATCATCAAATATATAGGAATAGCTTACCTGCTCTACCTCTCATGGCTTATCGCCAATAGCAGCAGTAAGATGGAAGGCAAACAGACATCGAATCCATTGAGCTTCATTCAGGCTGCGGCCTTTCAATGGATCAACCCTAAAGGTTGGATCATGGCCGTGGGGGCAATAGCCGCCTTCACTAATCTTGATACTGCATTGACTCCCCAAATATTGACTATCGCGGCCGTCTTCCTCGCCGTCGCCTTTCCTTGCGCCATCACTTGGCTAGGTTTTGGCGTCGCCCTTAAACGCCTACTCAAGAATGAACGACAACAGAAGATCTTCAACATATCCATGGCAGTCTTACTCGTGGCGTCGATCATCCCCATGGTGGCGCCATAA
- a CDS encoding DUF1415 domain-containing protein, which translates to MSQQEQDKELQLIAQQTQNWVEQVIMKYNICPFARREVERGSIRYAVIDESKMHNVLEALIQECKRLDDNPELETTLFIVPRGFEGFYPYLDLVDVANNLLIEQGYEGVYQLASMHPDYCFDGEPMDEPSNYTNRSPYPLLHIIREASMEQALASYKDPESIPERNIEFTQRKGSDFFAKLLSQCMKK; encoded by the coding sequence ATGTCACAGCAAGAACAAGACAAAGAACTTCAGCTTATCGCTCAGCAGACTCAAAATTGGGTAGAGCAGGTGATAATGAAGTACAACATCTGTCCGTTCGCTCGCCGAGAAGTCGAACGAGGCAGCATACGCTACGCTGTGATTGATGAGTCCAAGATGCATAATGTGCTCGAAGCCTTAATACAAGAGTGTAAGCGCTTAGATGACAATCCAGAATTAGAGACCACACTGTTTATCGTCCCTAGAGGCTTCGAGGGCTTCTACCCTTACCTGGATCTTGTCGATGTCGCCAACAACCTGCTTATCGAACAAGGCTATGAAGGCGTTTATCAACTGGCCAGCATGCATCCGGATTACTGTTTCGATGGAGAGCCTATGGATGAGCCATCTAACTACACCAATCGCTCACCTTACCCTTTACTGCATATCATTCGGGAGGCCAGCATGGAGCAAGCACTCGCCAGCTATAAAGACCCTGAATCCATTCCCGAACGCAATATCGAATTTACCCAGCGCAAAGGCAGTGACTTCTTCGCCAAGCTACTCTCTCAATGCATGAAAAAATAA
- a CDS encoding GNAT family N-acetyltransferase, translating to MITTRAVTSQDVSRIWQIRTSAILLGCASHYTKFECETWASSPMPETFTEILLSLGAILAIETAGAPIGEQAAEDLGKSVSAIQGETQESIHGFGFIDATQCRLEAVFVSPEAVGMGIGELLTTELEIQAKKAGVKTLSLSSSLNAVGFYKKLGFIAGDETRWRHPAGIELMCIPMCKLL from the coding sequence ATGATCACGACACGAGCCGTGACATCACAGGATGTGAGCCGGATTTGGCAGATAAGAACCAGCGCAATATTACTGGGTTGCGCGAGCCACTATACCAAGTTTGAATGTGAAACTTGGGCCAGCTCACCCATGCCGGAAACCTTCACTGAGATCTTGCTATCTCTCGGCGCTATCCTTGCTATTGAAACTGCAGGTGCTCCAATTGGAGAACAAGCCGCTGAAGATCTGGGGAAAAGTGTTAGTGCTATTCAAGGAGAGACTCAAGAGAGTATTCATGGGTTCGGTTTTATCGATGCTACCCAATGTCGTTTAGAGGCTGTCTTTGTTAGCCCTGAAGCCGTAGGCATGGGCATAGGTGAATTGCTCACCACTGAGCTTGAAATACAGGCTAAAAAAGCGGGAGTTAAGACTTTGTCGCTATCATCTTCATTAAATGCCGTCGGATTTTATAAAAAGTTAGGCTTTATCGCCGGAGATGAGACTCGCTGGCGGCACCCAGCGGGTATTGAGCTTATGTGCATCCCCATGTGTAAATTATTATGA
- a CDS encoding ribonuclease H family protein, which translates to MAKKFYVVWVGRETGIFTTWDDAKRQVDKFPKAKYKSFKTKTEAETAFSGGSPRTYAAKASNSSSSSKSNKAPTARTSASNADYDVVIYTDGGCEPNPGKAGSGVAVYKDNALSELWYGLYNSYGTNNSAELNALHQALLLAKEHLTAGKTVHIRSDSQYSINCITTWAYGWKTKGWKRKTAGDIKNLDIIQASHALYDELKDKLIISHVSAHIGIEGNELADRMSIYAIDKKDAEFCRYPDPIELTGILSLRTG; encoded by the coding sequence ATGGCTAAAAAGTTTTATGTGGTTTGGGTCGGGCGTGAAACAGGGATTTTTACCACTTGGGATGATGCCAAGCGTCAGGTCGATAAATTCCCTAAGGCCAAATACAAATCTTTCAAGACAAAAACCGAAGCCGAGACCGCATTTTCTGGTGGTTCGCCCCGAACTTATGCCGCTAAAGCATCTAATTCGTCTAGCTCTAGCAAGAGTAACAAGGCCCCTACCGCTAGAACATCAGCTTCTAACGCTGACTATGATGTGGTGATCTATACCGATGGCGGTTGTGAGCCAAACCCGGGTAAAGCAGGTTCTGGCGTCGCCGTATATAAAGATAATGCCTTGTCAGAACTTTGGTACGGGCTATATAACAGCTATGGCACCAATAACTCGGCCGAGTTAAATGCATTGCATCAGGCACTATTACTCGCAAAAGAGCACTTGACTGCTGGCAAAACGGTACACATTCGCAGTGACTCCCAATACTCGATAAATTGCATCACCACCTGGGCCTATGGCTGGAAAACCAAAGGATGGAAACGCAAAACTGCCGGTGACATCAAGAATCTGGATATCATTCAGGCATCACATGCCCTATATGATGAGCTAAAAGATAAGCTAATTATCTCCCATGTGTCAGCCCATATAGGCATCGAAGGTAATGAGTTAGCCGACAGAATGTCTATCTATGCCATAGATAAAAAAGATGCAGAGTTTTGCCGCTATCCAGATCCCATTGAGCTTACTGGGATTTTAAGCTTACGCACGGGTTAA
- a CDS encoding sulfotransferase family protein gives MTEQKVFIIGLPRTATTSLCVATLSLGFKTAHTAYTQRAMDEAQIIADTPVFCDYQQLDKAYPNAKFVYLSRESDKWLPSIRQLLERMYTNLQRSDGGFNPILKRCYNDIFAPLTLDNIAKDSFLLACYQRHYQGALDYFTGREQDLLIIDVAHTDSFQQLADFLDVTALQPSQNFERINIGGKVTAWKKIKHSLKVEATEKGKIDSVKR, from the coding sequence GTGACCGAGCAAAAAGTATTTATCATAGGTCTACCCAGAACGGCTACCACCAGCCTCTGTGTCGCCACCCTTTCCTTGGGATTTAAAACAGCGCACACAGCCTACACCCAAAGAGCCATGGATGAGGCCCAGATCATCGCCGACACGCCGGTTTTTTGTGATTACCAGCAACTGGACAAGGCCTATCCAAATGCTAAATTCGTTTACCTTAGCCGTGAGTCTGATAAGTGGTTGCCGTCTATTCGCCAGTTGCTAGAGCGTATGTATACCAACTTGCAACGTAGTGATGGTGGTTTTAATCCGATATTAAAACGTTGTTATAACGATATTTTTGCTCCGCTCACCTTAGATAACATTGCCAAAGACAGCTTCTTACTAGCGTGCTACCAGCGCCATTATCAAGGTGCATTAGACTATTTTACCGGCCGAGAGCAAGACCTGCTGATCATAGATGTCGCTCATACAGACAGTTTTCAACAGCTAGCTGACTTCTTAGATGTCACAGCGCTCCAGCCTTCGCAAAATTTTGAACGTATCAACATTGGCGGCAAGGTCACAGCCTGGAAAAAGATAAAACATTCGCTAAAAGTAGAAGCGACTGAGAAAGGTAAAATCGACAGCGTTAAGCGATAA
- a CDS encoding tRNA-(ms[2]io[6]A)-hydroxylase, with translation MFDLKYHTPFKWTEKVLADFDTFLQDHASAEKKASGMAMSMLSHYPHHKKLARAMTDLALEELIHFKQVLKLIHGRDNELGRDQKDEYITQVRKLHRHPSDQLFLDRMLIAGVIEARGFERFSLVAEALEPGKEKDFYEAIAKSEEKHKEMFVELAYEYFDKDIVDIRLEELLIDEAKICESIPFTSALH, from the coding sequence ATGTTTGATTTGAAATACCACACGCCGTTTAAGTGGACCGAAAAAGTATTAGCCGATTTCGATACCTTTTTACAAGATCATGCTTCCGCAGAAAAGAAAGCATCGGGCATGGCCATGTCTATGTTGTCGCATTATCCCCACCATAAAAAGCTGGCACGTGCGATGACAGATCTAGCCCTCGAAGAGCTGATCCATTTCAAGCAAGTATTAAAGCTTATCCATGGCCGCGACAATGAGCTGGGGCGAGATCAAAAAGATGAGTACATCACTCAGGTTCGCAAACTTCACAGACACCCAAGCGATCAACTGTTTTTAGACCGCATGCTCATCGCCGGCGTCATCGAAGCCCGTGGCTTTGAGCGTTTCTCTCTGGTTGCCGAGGCACTCGAGCCAGGTAAAGAGAAAGACTTCTATGAAGCCATTGCTAAGTCGGAAGAGAAGCATAAAGAGATGTTTGTCGAACTTGCCTATGAGTATTTCGATAAAGACATAGTCGATATACGCTTAGAAGAACTGCTTATCGACGAAGCCAAAATTTGTGAAAGCATTCCTTTCACCTCGGCGCTGCATTAA
- a CDS encoding alpha/beta hydrolase, with protein sequence MNRILILVIVIYVGLGLMLYLMQRSFIYFPTEVVEHRFDEVIFENDDVSTTSILLNKGQDKAIIYFGGNAENVAFTAPEFEQALLETELLEPELSAYSVYLVNYRGYASSEGSPSEAALLSDALAMYDSLALTHESVFVIGRSLGSGVASYIASERPVKKLVLVTPFDSIQSIAQKQFPFYPMSILLKDKFNSVARAGNIYCDTLILGAEYDKIVRRIHTDKLIQALVNRAPEVIFIQGAGHNDISQHATYYQSISAFLHSH encoded by the coding sequence ATGAATCGAATTTTAATACTGGTTATCGTCATCTATGTTGGATTAGGGCTGATGCTCTATTTGATGCAGCGTAGCTTTATCTATTTTCCTACAGAGGTAGTAGAGCACAGGTTCGATGAAGTGATATTTGAAAATGATGATGTTTCCACAACAAGTATCTTATTAAACAAGGGTCAGGATAAGGCGATTATCTATTTTGGTGGTAACGCCGAAAATGTTGCCTTTACAGCACCAGAATTTGAACAAGCATTATTAGAAACAGAATTATTAGAACCAGAGTTGTCGGCTTATTCGGTATACCTAGTTAATTATAGAGGTTATGCCAGTAGTGAGGGCTCACCTAGTGAAGCTGCATTATTGTCTGATGCCTTGGCTATGTATGACAGTCTGGCATTGACTCATGAGAGTGTATTCGTGATAGGCAGAAGCTTAGGCAGCGGTGTTGCATCTTATATCGCATCGGAGCGTCCGGTGAAAAAGTTAGTCTTGGTGACCCCATTTGACAGCATTCAAAGTATTGCTCAAAAACAATTTCCGTTTTACCCCATGTCCATATTACTCAAAGACAAGTTCAATTCGGTAGCGCGCGCCGGGAACATCTATTGTGACACGCTAATTTTAGGGGCTGAGTATGACAAGATTGTTCGCCGAATACACACAGACAAGCTTATACAAGCATTGGTAAATCGCGCTCCTGAGGTTATCTTCATCCAAGGTGCCGGCCACAATGATATTTCCCAGCATGCTACATATTATCAGTCAATATCAGCATTTCTTCATTCTCATTAA
- the catB gene encoding type B chloramphenicol O-acetyltransferase: MNNYFESPFVGKSLKEQVTNPNIIVGEHSYYSGYYHNHSFDECARYLLADRSDIDKLIIGSYCSIGSGAVFMMAGNQGHQNNWVSTFPFFYQDNENFSDAKDGFERSGDTLIGNDVWIGTEAMIMSGVTVGDGAIIASRAVVTKDVAPYSIVGSNPAKHIRYRFTESEILQLLEMKWWLWNDEKIKGAMSLMCSSDISGLYDYWKISK, from the coding sequence TTGAACAATTATTTTGAAAGTCCTTTCGTCGGGAAGTCACTGAAAGAACAGGTGACGAATCCTAATATCATAGTGGGTGAGCATAGTTATTATTCCGGCTATTATCATAATCATAGCTTCGATGAATGTGCACGTTATCTGCTGGCTGACAGAAGTGATATTGATAAGTTAATTATTGGTAGTTACTGTTCAATTGGCTCAGGTGCTGTATTTATGATGGCAGGCAATCAGGGACATCAAAATAATTGGGTTAGCACATTCCCATTTTTCTACCAAGATAATGAAAATTTCTCTGATGCTAAAGATGGTTTTGAACGCTCTGGTGATACCCTTATTGGTAACGATGTTTGGATAGGCACTGAAGCCATGATCATGAGCGGTGTAACAGTGGGTGACGGTGCTATTATTGCAAGTCGTGCTGTCGTAACCAAAGACGTTGCGCCTTACTCCATCGTTGGTTCAAACCCTGCAAAACATATCCGCTATCGTTTTACTGAAAGTGAAATCCTTCAGTTACTAGAAATGAAATGGTGGCTGTGGAATGACGAGAAAATTAAAGGTGCAATGAGCTTAATGTGCTCGTCAGATATCAGTGGTCTTTATGATTATTGGAAAATTAGCAAATAA
- a CDS encoding HIT domain-containing protein, protein MKSLIILLFGILVSNSLSANVSVEQLELLYSKPSVFESKPESEWLAQSENAFVIKSKYPQAPVHLLVIPKERVPTILQASEALIGEMFSLARKVAKENGIVQDGFRIIINTHPYGGQSVYHLHIHVLGGKELGWAPGFRLTD, encoded by the coding sequence ATGAAATCATTAATAATTTTACTATTCGGCATTTTAGTATCAAATTCATTAAGTGCGAATGTAAGTGTCGAGCAACTGGAACTATTATATTCGAAACCATCGGTATTTGAGTCTAAGCCTGAATCTGAATGGCTTGCTCAATCAGAAAATGCATTTGTTATAAAATCAAAATACCCTCAAGCCCCGGTACATCTACTTGTTATACCTAAGGAACGAGTTCCAACAATCCTTCAAGCTTCTGAAGCGCTAATTGGAGAGATGTTTTCACTGGCTCGTAAAGTAGCCAAAGAAAACGGTATAGTTCAAGATGGTTTTAGAATAATTATCAATACACATCCCTATGGTGGTCAATCTGTTTATCACCTGCACATTCATGTTTTAGGTGGTAAAGAGCTAGGTTGGGCGCCAGGATTTCGCCTGACAGATTGA
- a CDS encoding alpha/beta hydrolase-fold protein — protein MHRFIRYLTITISLVIFSSYALGINLQKNEGIISGGKYSIQSLVLDEVREIFISLPESYKYSSHHYPVIYVMDGEFLFDLTRSMVEIRAARNYMPESIIVGIPNNTGKRIEMALELFDDKGNPFFYGDGLGQTGKYLKFFRNDLIPTIEEEFRVNSHRTIIGMSPSFGPVLQAFWSEPDLFTGYIVLAAEIGKKLKSGKSIGERLIEEISDEKRSTASIYIGTAGRDIIKRGPKEAALYVDIPKKLKNIANPKIRYKFEVIHEEDHYGMSIPGIQHGLETIYAREIWNIDYRKMWNSQDPAQALSDRYQQLSEHYGFEIIPLEKSFNSIHNIIKTAEILYRQNRIEKLIPWLQLAVEYYPYSPRIYSQLSKAYTQAGKHALAIIYAEKAVKLAQNSEDIRFYKSLLKTLTP, from the coding sequence ATGCACCGCTTTATCAGATATCTCACAATTACAATCTCGCTTGTTATTTTCAGTTCATATGCTCTAGGTATTAACTTACAAAAAAATGAAGGTATTATTTCTGGTGGTAAATATAGTATTCAATCCTTAGTACTAGATGAAGTGCGCGAAATATTTATATCATTACCTGAAAGTTATAAATATTCATCCCATCACTATCCTGTCATTTATGTTATGGATGGTGAATTTCTTTTTGACTTAACACGATCTATGGTTGAAATTCGCGCTGCTAGAAATTATATGCCTGAAAGCATCATAGTGGGGATACCTAATAATACTGGAAAACGGATCGAGATGGCATTAGAGCTATTCGACGATAAAGGTAACCCTTTTTTTTATGGGGATGGTTTGGGACAAACAGGCAAGTACCTTAAATTCTTTAGAAATGATCTTATACCAACAATCGAAGAAGAATTCAGGGTTAATTCTCATAGAACCATCATAGGGATGTCACCTTCCTTTGGTCCTGTATTACAGGCTTTTTGGTCTGAACCTGATTTATTTACTGGCTATATAGTATTGGCTGCAGAAATAGGAAAAAAGCTTAAGTCTGGGAAAAGCATTGGGGAGAGGCTTATTGAAGAGATTTCAGATGAAAAACGCTCTACAGCTAGCATTTATATTGGTACTGCCGGGCGAGATATCATAAAAAGAGGGCCCAAAGAAGCTGCACTCTATGTAGATATCCCCAAAAAGTTAAAGAATATTGCAAATCCAAAAATTAGATATAAGTTTGAAGTCATTCATGAAGAAGACCACTACGGTATGTCAATTCCAGGTATACAGCATGGCTTAGAAACCATTTACGCTCGAGAAATCTGGAATATAGACTACAGAAAAATGTGGAATAGCCAAGATCCCGCACAAGCATTATCGGATCGGTATCAACAACTGTCTGAGCATTATGGATTTGAAATTATTCCGTTAGAAAAATCTTTTAACTCTATTCATAATATTATTAAAACAGCAGAGATACTATATAGACAAAATAGAATTGAAAAATTAATACCTTGGCTACAGCTTGCAGTTGAATATTATCCCTACTCACCTAGGATATATAGTCAGCTATCAAAAGCATATACACAAGCAGGTAAACATGCGCTTGCGATAATCTACGCAGAAAAAGCGGTTAAACTGGCTCAAAATAGCGAGGATATTAGATTCTATAAATCATTGTTAAAAACCTTAACGCCGTAA
- a CDS encoding PrpF domain-containing protein, with product MTSNKVHLPQIKVPATYMRGGTSKGVFFSLTDLPQAAQVAGAARDALLLRVIGSPDPYGKQTDGMGGATSSTSKTVILSKSTQGDHDVDYLFGQVAIDKAFVDWSGNCGNLSAAVGAFAIHAGLVDASRIPENGIAVIRIWQANISKTIIAHVPVTNGEVQETGDFELDGVTFPAAEIGVDFIDPAEKAKEGEPGMFPTGNLVDEISLPAGVFNNSPELDNSLEPRYSPEPRNSLEPKKIAATMINAGIPTIFVNAEDIGYRGDELQEAINADAKALEMFESLRAIGAVQMGLIGHVDEAKSRQHTPKIAFVSPASSYTSSSGKQVETCDIELNVRALSMGKLHHAMMGTAAVAIGTAAVIPGTLVNLAASGGTLTKAGTKADRKTDSICFGHPSGTLKVGAAAEQVDGQWTVTKVSMSRSARILMQGWVRVPDES from the coding sequence ATGACAAGTAACAAAGTACATTTACCACAGATAAAAGTGCCAGCAACTTATATGCGTGGCGGCACCAGTAAGGGGGTGTTTTTCTCGCTAACTGATTTGCCACAGGCGGCCCAGGTAGCAGGGGCTGCCCGTGATGCACTGCTTCTGCGTGTTATCGGCAGTCCAGACCCCTATGGTAAGCAGACCGATGGCATGGGCGGCGCAACTTCAAGCACCAGCAAAACGGTCATATTGTCGAAAAGCACTCAGGGGGATCATGATGTGGATTATCTATTCGGCCAAGTGGCGATTGATAAGGCCTTCGTCGATTGGAGTGGCAACTGCGGCAATCTGTCTGCCGCCGTCGGCGCTTTCGCCATTCATGCAGGCCTTGTCGATGCTAGCCGTATTCCAGAAAACGGTATTGCCGTGATACGTATTTGGCAGGCCAATATCAGTAAGACTATTATTGCCCATGTGCCCGTCACCAATGGTGAAGTGCAGGAAACCGGTGATTTTGAACTCGATGGGGTGACGTTTCCGGCCGCTGAAATTGGTGTCGATTTTATTGACCCTGCGGAGAAAGCCAAAGAGGGGGAGCCTGGAATGTTCCCCACGGGTAATCTAGTCGATGAGATAAGCTTACCAGCTGGTGTTTTTAATAACAGCCCTGAGCTTGATAACAGCCTTGAGCCTAGATACAGCCCTGAGCCTAGAAACAGCCTTGAGCCAAAAAAAATAGCTGCCACCATGATCAATGCCGGCATTCCGACCATCTTCGTCAATGCCGAGGATATCGGCTATCGCGGTGATGAGTTGCAAGAAGCAATAAACGCTGATGCTAAGGCGCTGGAGATGTTTGAATCACTGCGGGCTATCGGCGCTGTGCAGATGGGCTTGATTGGGCATGTGGATGAGGCGAAATCTCGTCAACATACTCCCAAGATTGCCTTTGTTTCTCCTGCAAGCAGTTACACCTCATCCAGTGGTAAGCAAGTTGAGACATGTGATATCGAACTTAATGTGCGCGCCCTGTCAATGGGGAAGTTGCATCACGCCATGATGGGTACTGCTGCCGTTGCCATAGGCACTGCTGCGGTCATCCCCGGCACTTTAGTCAACCTAGCGGCGAGCGGCGGCACTCTTACTAAAGCTGGCACTAAAGCTGACAGGAAAACGGACTCAATATGTTTTGGTCACCCTTCGGGGACATTGAAAGTGGGTGCAGCGGCAGAACAGGTCGATGGTCAATGGACTGTGACTAAGGTATCCATGAGTCGCAGCGCCAGGATATTGATGCAAGGCTGGGTTCGAGTACCAGATGAGAGTTAG